In Bacillus sp. SM2101, a single genomic region encodes these proteins:
- the sufU gene encoding Fe-S cluster assembly sulfur transfer protein SufU has product MSFNANLDQLYRQVIMDHYKKPRNRGAIEEDSVTVDMNNPTCGDRIHLTMKVEDGKVVDAKFEGDGCSISMSSASMMTQAIKGQPISKAMELSKIFSDMMQGKEYDDDIDLGDIEALQGVSKFPARIKCATLAWKAMEKGLQGKE; this is encoded by the coding sequence ATGTCTTTTAATGCCAATCTTGACCAGCTATACCGTCAAGTGATTATGGATCATTACAAAAAACCACGTAATCGAGGTGCTATTGAAGAAGATAGCGTAACGGTGGATATGAATAATCCAACATGTGGTGATCGGATTCATTTAACGATGAAAGTAGAAGATGGAAAAGTTGTTGATGCAAAATTTGAAGGGGATGGCTGTTCAATTTCAATGTCATCTGCGTCCATGATGACACAAGCGATAAAAGGCCAGCCAATTTCAAAGGCAATGGAACTTTCAAAAATCTTCTCAGATATGATGCAGGGCAAAGAGTATGACGATGATATCGATTTAGGTGATATTGAAGCTTTACAAGGAGTTTCAAAATTTCCAGCGAGAATAAAATGTGCAACACTTGCATGGAAGGCTATGGAAAAAGGTTTACAAGGGAAAGAGTAA
- a CDS encoding cysteine desulfurase, whose product MNIQDIRDMFPILNQEVNGNSLVYLDSAATSQKPTSVIEALDQYYRQYNSNVHRGVHTLGTKATDGYEGAREKVRKFINARSTEEVIFTRGTTTALNTVAASYGRANLAEGDEIVITYMEHHSNIIPWQQLAKATGATLKYLPLQEDGTISLEDVENTITDNTKIVSMVYVSNVLGTINPIKEITKIAHKHGAVMVVDGAQSTPHMKVDVQDLDCDFYAFSAHKMCGPTGVGVLYGKKHILEHMEPFEFGGEMIDFVDLYESTWKELPWKFEGGTPIIAGAIGFGAAIDFLEEIGLDKIEAHEHTLAQYALHRLSEVDGCTVYGPSKRAGLVTFNVDDVHPHDVATVLDADGIAVRAGHHCAQPLMKWLNVSATARASFYIYNNEEDVDRFVSSLIKTKEYFSNVF is encoded by the coding sequence ATGAATATCCAAGATATTCGTGATATGTTCCCGATTCTAAACCAAGAGGTTAATGGAAACAGCTTAGTTTATCTGGACAGCGCAGCGACTTCACAGAAACCAACATCTGTTATTGAAGCACTTGATCAATATTACCGCCAGTACAATTCTAACGTACACCGTGGTGTTCATACTTTAGGTACAAAGGCTACAGATGGCTATGAAGGCGCGCGAGAAAAGGTTCGAAAATTTATTAATGCAAGAAGCACTGAGGAAGTTATTTTTACACGCGGTACAACTACTGCACTTAATACAGTTGCAGCTAGTTATGGCCGTGCCAACCTTGCAGAAGGTGATGAAATTGTCATTACCTACATGGAGCACCATAGTAATATTATTCCTTGGCAACAGCTTGCAAAAGCAACTGGAGCGACTTTGAAATACTTACCGTTACAGGAAGACGGCACAATCTCCTTAGAGGATGTAGAAAACACAATAACGGATAACACGAAGATTGTATCGATGGTATACGTTTCCAACGTGTTAGGTACAATTAACCCTATTAAAGAAATTACGAAGATTGCTCATAAGCACGGTGCTGTTATGGTTGTTGACGGAGCCCAAAGTACTCCGCATATGAAAGTAGATGTCCAAGACTTAGATTGTGACTTCTACGCCTTTTCTGCTCATAAAATGTGCGGACCGACAGGAGTAGGAGTATTATACGGAAAAAAACATATACTTGAACATATGGAACCATTTGAGTTCGGTGGAGAAATGATTGATTTCGTTGACTTATATGAATCGACATGGAAAGAGCTACCTTGGAAGTTTGAAGGTGGAACACCGATTATTGCAGGTGCGATTGGTTTTGGAGCAGCGATTGATTTTCTTGAAGAAATTGGACTAGATAAGATTGAAGCACATGAACATACATTAGCTCAATATGCTTTACACAGACTATCGGAGGTCGATGGATGTACTGTATATGGGCCAAGCAAACGAGCTGGGTTAGTTACGTTTAATGTTGATGACGTACATCCACATGATGTAGCAACGGTATTAGATGCTGATGGAATTGCAGTAAGGGCTGGACACCATTGTGCTCAGCCATTAATGAAATGGTTAAATGTTTCGGCTACTGCACGTGCTAGCTTCTATATATATAATAATGAAGAGGATGTAGATCGTTTTGTTTCTTCATTAATTAAAACAAAGGAGTACTTTAGCAATGTCTTTTAA
- the sufD gene encoding Fe-S cluster assembly protein SufD: protein MSTIDTKHVFDQDYIRGLSKELGEPEWLLDLRLQALAKYEELPLPKPDKTKIDKWNFANFKNHLVNSEKYTSLDELSSEVKALIESEKDDKSLYIQRNNTAAFLTLPQDLTAKGVILADIQTAAREHSDLLQKYYMNDGVKIDEHRLTALHGALMNGGVFVYVPKNVEVDTPIQAVYVHDDADATLMNHVIIVAEDNSSVTYVENYISTTEVNDGVVNIITEVFANTNAKVTYGAVDNLAQGVTTYVNRRGVAGRDAKIEWALGLMNDGDTVSENITHLIGDGSYGDTKTVVVGRGEQTQNFTTSVVHHGKHSEGYILKHGVMKEAASSIFNGIGKIEHGASKSNAEQESRVLMLSEKARGDANPILLIDEDDVTAGHAASVGRVDPIQLYYLMSRGLPKEEAERLVIHGFLAPVVNELPIDSVKEQLVEVIERKVK, encoded by the coding sequence ATGTCAACAATTGATACGAAACATGTATTCGATCAGGATTATATTAGAGGCTTGTCAAAAGAACTAGGTGAACCTGAATGGTTACTAGATCTCCGCTTACAAGCTCTTGCGAAATATGAAGAGTTACCTCTGCCAAAACCTGATAAAACTAAAATAGATAAATGGAATTTTGCTAATTTTAAGAACCATCTAGTAAATAGCGAAAAATATACATCGTTAGACGAACTTTCAAGTGAGGTGAAGGCACTCATTGAAAGTGAAAAAGATGATAAAAGCCTATATATTCAACGTAATAATACAGCTGCATTTTTAACGCTACCACAAGATTTAACAGCGAAGGGTGTTATATTAGCTGATATCCAAACTGCAGCACGTGAACATAGTGATCTTTTACAGAAGTATTATATGAACGATGGAGTAAAGATTGATGAGCACCGACTAACAGCATTACATGGAGCTTTAATGAACGGAGGAGTATTCGTTTACGTTCCGAAAAATGTAGAGGTTGATACACCGATACAGGCTGTATATGTACACGATGATGCAGACGCTACATTAATGAACCATGTGATTATAGTTGCTGAAGATAATAGCTCGGTCACTTATGTAGAGAACTATATTTCTACTACGGAGGTTAATGACGGAGTTGTTAACATTATTACGGAAGTGTTTGCAAACACTAATGCCAAAGTAACGTACGGTGCCGTTGATAATCTGGCACAAGGTGTTACGACTTACGTAAATCGCCGTGGAGTAGCTGGTCGAGATGCGAAAATTGAGTGGGCATTAGGCCTAATGAATGACGGAGATACGGTATCGGAAAATATTACCCATCTTATTGGTGATGGATCTTACGGAGATACTAAAACTGTGGTTGTTGGCCGCGGTGAGCAGACTCAAAATTTCACAACGAGTGTAGTGCACCATGGGAAGCATTCTGAAGGTTATATTTTAAAGCATGGTGTTATGAAAGAGGCAGCTTCCTCTATCTTTAATGGCATTGGAAAGATTGAGCATGGGGCTTCAAAATCTAATGCAGAACAAGAATCACGCGTTCTTATGCTTAGTGAAAAAGCACGCGGAGATGCAAACCCGATTCTATTAATTGATGAAGATGATGTAACAGCTGGACACGCTGCATCTGTTGGTCGAGTTGATCCAATTCAACTATATTATTTAATGAGTCGTGGGTTGCCGAAGGAAGAAGCGGAACGTCTCGTTATTCATGGCTTTTTAGCACCTGTTGTTAACGAGCTTCCAATTGATTCGGTTAAAGAACAGTTAGTTGAGGTTATCGAAAGGAAAGTAAAATAA
- the sufC gene encoding Fe-S cluster assembly ATPase SufC, whose amino-acid sequence MAASTLTIRDLHVSIDGKEILKGVDLDIKGGEIHAIMGPNGTGKSTLSAAIMGHPKYEVTQGSITLDGEDVLEMEVDERARAGLFLAMQYPSEISGVTNADFLRSSINSRREEGDEISLMKFIRKMDKQMDFLEMDPDMAQRYLNEGFSGGEKKRNEILQLMMLEPKIAILDEIDSGLDIDALKVVSKGINELRSSEFGCLIITHYQRLLNYITPDKVHVMMQGRVVKSGGPELAQRLEAEGYDWIKHELGIEDETVGQEA is encoded by the coding sequence ATGGCAGCATCAACATTAACAATTAGAGATCTTCATGTTTCTATTGACGGTAAAGAAATTCTAAAAGGGGTAGACCTTGACATAAAAGGTGGAGAAATTCACGCGATTATGGGACCTAATGGTACAGGTAAATCAACCTTATCTGCAGCAATCATGGGTCATCCAAAATATGAAGTAACGCAAGGTAGCATAACACTGGACGGTGAAGATGTGCTGGAAATGGAAGTAGATGAGCGTGCGCGTGCTGGTCTATTCCTTGCTATGCAATATCCAAGTGAAATTAGTGGTGTAACAAACGCAGACTTTTTACGTTCATCTATTAATTCTCGTCGTGAAGAAGGCGATGAAATCTCATTAATGAAGTTTATTCGTAAAATGGATAAGCAAATGGACTTCTTAGAAATGGACCCAGATATGGCACAACGTTACTTAAATGAGGGTTTCTCAGGCGGTGAGAAAAAACGTAATGAAATTTTGCAATTAATGATGCTTGAGCCGAAGATTGCAATTTTAGATGAAATTGACTCAGGTCTAGATATCGATGCGTTAAAAGTTGTTTCCAAAGGTATTAATGAGTTGAGAAGTTCTGAGTTCGGTTGTTTAATTATTACTCACTATCAACGTCTATTAAACTATATTACTCCAGACAAAGTACATGTAATGATGCAAGGTCGTGTTGTTAAATCAGGTGGTCCTGAGCTAGCTCAACGTCTTGAAGCAGAAGGCTATGACTGGATTAAACATGAGCTTGGAATTGAAGATGAAACAGTAGGCCAAGAAGCGTAA
- a CDS encoding MetQ/NlpA family ABC transporter substrate-binding protein: MKKIFAIVSTLLVVLALAACGTSEKESSSEKSQTNQASEENKPLVVGASNVPHAEILEQVQPILADKGIDLVIETYQDYILPNEDLDSGDLDANYFQHIPYLESQMADVGYDFVNAGGVHIEPIGVYSQKYSSLDELPEGAVIIMSNSVADHGRILTMLESQGLIKLADDVEKVAATLDDIVENPKNLEFEAEIDAALLPEFYNNDEGDAILINTNYAIDAGLNPLDDAIAIEGSDSPYVNIIAVRSGDEKNKEIVELVNALRSEEIQNYIIEEFEGAVVPVSE, translated from the coding sequence ATGAAAAAAATATTTGCAATCGTAAGTACATTACTCGTAGTTTTGGCTTTGGCAGCATGTGGAACGAGTGAAAAAGAAAGTTCATCAGAAAAGAGTCAAACTAATCAAGCTTCAGAGGAGAACAAGCCATTAGTAGTTGGAGCTTCGAATGTACCGCATGCGGAGATTTTAGAACAAGTACAACCGATATTAGCTGACAAGGGAATTGATTTAGTTATAGAAACATATCAAGATTATATTTTACCGAATGAAGATTTAGATAGTGGTGACCTTGATGCTAACTATTTTCAACATATACCATATTTAGAATCGCAAATGGCGGATGTAGGCTATGATTTCGTGAATGCAGGTGGCGTTCATATTGAACCAATCGGAGTATATTCACAAAAATATAGCAGCTTAGATGAATTACCAGAAGGCGCTGTAATTATTATGAGTAACTCAGTGGCTGATCATGGGCGTATTTTAACAATGCTAGAATCACAGGGCTTAATTAAGTTAGCAGATGATGTTGAAAAAGTAGCAGCAACACTTGATGATATTGTAGAAAATCCAAAAAATCTGGAATTTGAAGCTGAAATCGACGCTGCTTTATTACCTGAGTTTTATAATAATGATGAAGGTGATGCTATTTTAATCAATACAAACTATGCGATTGATGCTGGATTAAATCCGTTAGATGATGCTATAGCAATTGAAGGCTCTGATTCTCCTTATGTAAATATTATTGCTGTGCGTAGTGGTGATGAAAAAAATAAGGAAATTGTCGAGTTAGTTAACGCTTTGCGCTCAGAAGAAATCCAAAATTATATTATTGAAGAATTTGAAGGAGCAGTTGTCCCTGTTTCAGAATAA
- a CDS encoding methionine ABC transporter permease: MVSQLFVNVNWEKMWEATFETLYMTVTSVIATFVFGVILGLLLFLTSKDNLLEHKLINTIISSFVNIFRSIPFIILIILLIPLTKFMLGTIRGANAALPALVIGAAPFYARMVEIALREIDKGVIEAARSMGAKTRTIVFKVLLPEALPALISGITVTAIALVGYTAMAGIIGAGGLGNLAYLEGFSRRHTDVVVVATIFILIIVFILQYIGDFITSKIDKR, from the coding sequence ATGGTTAGTCAACTATTTGTAAACGTTAATTGGGAAAAAATGTGGGAAGCAACATTTGAAACGTTATATATGACTGTTACATCGGTGATTGCAACATTTGTTTTTGGTGTTATTTTAGGGCTCTTACTTTTTTTAACATCGAAGGACAACCTATTGGAACATAAGCTGATTAATACAATCATCAGTAGTTTTGTAAACATTTTTCGTTCTATACCATTCATTATTTTAATTATTTTATTAATTCCGTTAACAAAATTCATGCTTGGGACAATTAGAGGAGCAAATGCCGCTTTACCTGCCCTCGTAATTGGAGCAGCACCATTCTACGCAAGAATGGTAGAAATTGCATTGCGAGAGATTGATAAAGGTGTTATTGAGGCGGCACGGTCTATGGGGGCGAAAACAAGAACAATCGTTTTCAAGGTGCTGCTACCTGAAGCACTTCCTGCACTCATATCAGGAATTACAGTGACAGCAATTGCTCTAGTTGGTTATACTGCCATGGCTGGAATTATCGGTGCGGGGGGCCTTGGGAATTTGGCTTATTTAGAAGGTTTTTCTCGCCGTCATACCGATGTTGTTGTTGTAGCAACCATTTTTATTCTTATTATAGTGTTTATCCTCCAATACATTGGAGATTTTATAACATCAAAAATAGACAAAAGATAG
- a CDS encoding methionine ABC transporter ATP-binding protein, with protein sequence MIKLSGVKKVYQSQEGEVVAVDNVNVNIGKGEIFGIIGYSGAGKSTLIRLLNQLEATTEGTITINNYDMTSIKEDELRKSRQEISMIFQHFNLLWSRTVRENISFPLEIAGIRKKERLKRVDELIKLVGLEGRENAYPSQLSGGQKQRVGIARALANRPKVLLCDEATSALDPQTTDSILELLVDINKKLGLTIVLITHEMHVIRKICHRVAVMEDGSIVEQGEVLSVFQQPKASITQQFVKQITEPEEATETIEHILENYPEGKVIKLLFVGDDAEQPLIAELIRQFNIGINIIQGKISHTQHGAYGTLFIHMTGTDEEINRSITYIKEKHVTVEVIQHG encoded by the coding sequence TTGATAAAGCTATCTGGGGTAAAAAAAGTATATCAATCTCAAGAAGGAGAAGTAGTTGCTGTAGATAATGTCAATGTGAATATTGGCAAGGGTGAAATATTTGGCATTATTGGTTACAGTGGAGCAGGGAAAAGTACACTCATTCGTTTGTTAAACCAGCTTGAAGCAACAACAGAAGGAACAATTACGATCAATAATTATGATATGACCTCTATTAAAGAGGATGAGTTACGTAAATCACGACAAGAAATTAGTATGATTTTTCAGCATTTTAATTTGCTTTGGTCAAGAACTGTAAGGGAGAATATATCATTTCCATTAGAAATTGCTGGTATTCGTAAAAAAGAACGGTTGAAAAGGGTTGATGAGCTAATCAAGCTAGTAGGGTTGGAGGGAAGAGAAAATGCGTATCCTTCACAACTAAGTGGTGGCCAAAAGCAGCGAGTTGGAATAGCTCGTGCTTTAGCAAATCGTCCGAAAGTATTATTATGTGATGAAGCAACCTCAGCACTTGATCCACAAACAACAGACTCAATTCTTGAACTGCTTGTGGATATTAATAAAAAGCTAGGTCTCACAATTGTGTTAATCACTCATGAAATGCATGTGATTCGTAAAATATGTCACCGTGTAGCTGTAATGGAAGATGGCAGCATTGTTGAACAAGGTGAAGTGTTATCGGTGTTTCAGCAACCGAAAGCTTCAATTACTCAGCAGTTTGTTAAGCAAATTACAGAACCCGAAGAAGCGACAGAAACAATTGAGCATATTTTAGAAAACTACCCTGAAGGTAAAGTAATTAAGCTATTGTTTGTTGGGGATGATGCTGAACAACCTTTAATAGCAGAATTAATCCGCCAGTTTAATATTGGTATTAATATTATACAAGGAAAGATCTCACATACACAGCACGGTGCATATGGCACATTGTTTATTCATATGACAGGAACCGATGAAGAGATAAACCGCTCGATCACATATATAAAGGAAAAACATGTGACAGTGGAGGTGATACAGCATGGTTAG
- a CDS encoding O-acetylhomoserine aminocarboxypropyltransferase/cysteine synthase family protein — translation MRKEKDYRLETLSVHGGLEADPVTGARAVPIYQSNAFRFKDTSHAANLFSLQEEGYIYSRIHNPTVTVLEERVALLEGGIGGLALSSGMAAITTAILNLAGVDDEIVAAATLYGGTYNLLANTLPKYGITTHFVDPSKPENFAKAISSKTKAIFAETIGNPSLHVLDIEKVASIAHEAGIPLIIDNTFATPYLCRPIDYGADIVIHSATKWLLGNGTTLGGIIVDGGKFNWNSEKFPDFITPDSSYNNLIYAEALGESAYIVKARVQLLRDLGASLSPFNAYQFNLGLETLHVRMKEHINNARKVVEYLAKHPAVEWVLYPDHKDHPAKELAKKYLPKGSGSIVVFGIKGGREAGAKVINHVKLWSHVANVGDAKSLIIHPASTTHQQLSTEGLQSSGVTEDLIRLSVGIENIDDLLEDLEQAIETATGLTQSK, via the coding sequence ATGCGTAAGGAGAAAGATTATCGTTTAGAAACTTTGAGTGTCCATGGAGGATTAGAAGCTGACCCAGTGACAGGTGCAAGAGCAGTACCAATTTATCAATCAAATGCATTTAGATTCAAGGATACGAGCCATGCAGCAAATTTATTCTCACTCCAAGAAGAAGGATATATTTACTCACGGATACACAACCCTACTGTAACTGTTTTGGAGGAAAGAGTGGCATTACTTGAAGGTGGAATTGGTGGATTAGCATTATCAAGTGGAATGGCTGCTATAACGACTGCGATTCTTAATCTAGCAGGAGTAGATGATGAAATTGTTGCAGCAGCTACTTTATATGGTGGAACGTATAATTTATTAGCTAACACATTGCCGAAATATGGTATAACAACTCACTTCGTTGACCCTTCCAAACCTGAAAATTTTGCAAAGGCCATTTCTTCTAAAACAAAAGCGATATTTGCTGAAACAATTGGTAATCCAAGCTTACACGTATTGGATATTGAGAAGGTTGCTTCAATTGCTCACGAAGCTGGAATTCCGCTAATCATTGATAATACATTTGCTACTCCTTATCTATGTAGACCGATTGACTATGGTGCTGATATTGTCATTCATTCTGCTACAAAGTGGCTTTTAGGAAATGGTACGACTTTAGGGGGAATAATCGTTGATGGAGGCAAATTCAATTGGAATTCTGAGAAGTTCCCAGACTTTATAACCCCTGACTCAAGCTACAATAATCTTATATACGCAGAAGCACTTGGAGAAAGTGCATATATCGTCAAAGCTAGGGTGCAATTATTAAGGGATTTAGGTGCTTCATTAAGTCCATTTAATGCTTATCAATTTAACCTTGGACTAGAAACATTACATGTACGGATGAAAGAACATATTAATAATGCCAGGAAAGTCGTTGAATATTTAGCGAAACACCCTGCTGTAGAGTGGGTTTTGTATCCCGACCATAAAGATCATCCTGCAAAAGAACTTGCTAAAAAATATTTACCAAAAGGTAGTGGGTCCATCGTTGTGTTCGGCATTAAAGGAGGGAGAGAAGCAGGCGCTAAAGTAATTAATCATGTGAAGCTATGGTCGCATGTAGCAAACGTAGGTGACGCTAAGAGCTTGATTATCCATCCAGCAAGTACAACACATCAACAATTAAGTACTGAGGGCTTACAATCTTCAGGTGTAACGGAAGATTTGATAAGGTTGTCAGTTGGAATTGAGAATATTGACGACCTATTAGAAGACTTAGAGCAAGCAATAGAGACAGCTACAGGACTAACTCAAAGTAAATAA
- a CDS encoding SCP2 sterol-binding domain-containing protein — protein MFFVTECMELSLFLNEFNNRFVQNSHLNLLLPNQTIIVNFESNKEKVQVVLTARGLELSNRQQSPADISLGAEPQQFYELLSGKEKLQKLISRQSIICQGKFRYILLLESLFALNIKGEGEEKNA, from the coding sequence ATGTTTTTCGTAACTGAATGTATGGAACTTAGTTTATTTCTTAACGAGTTTAATAATAGGTTCGTTCAAAATTCACACTTAAACCTACTCCTACCTAACCAAACAATCATTGTTAATTTTGAAAGTAATAAAGAGAAAGTTCAAGTTGTGTTAACAGCAAGGGGATTGGAGTTGAGCAATCGGCAACAAAGTCCTGCAGACATTTCATTAGGTGCTGAACCTCAACAGTTTTACGAATTGTTATCTGGTAAAGAAAAGTTACAAAAATTGATAAGTCGACAAAGTATCATTTGCCAAGGGAAATTCAGATACATTCTTTTACTAGAATCTTTATTTGCTTTAAATATTAAAGGGGAAGGGGAAGAAAAAAATGCGTAA
- a CDS encoding thioredoxin family protein, producing the protein MQQWTDQINKVLQASGLKGVYFYTPLCGTCQLAERMLGVVKEIVPSIEFGKVDVNYVPDMAERYEIQSVPCLLIFKNNMVIKRIYAFQSVDVLYKHLKDLD; encoded by the coding sequence ATGCAGCAATGGACAGACCAAATAAACAAGGTTTTACAAGCTTCAGGTTTAAAGGGAGTATATTTCTATACGCCACTTTGTGGAACTTGTCAATTAGCAGAACGAATGCTTGGCGTTGTAAAAGAAATTGTACCTTCAATAGAGTTTGGTAAAGTGGATGTTAACTATGTTCCTGACATGGCAGAACGGTACGAAATTCAAAGTGTACCGTGCTTGCTCATATTTAAAAATAATATGGTCATTAAGCGTATCTATGCTTTTCAATCCGTAGACGTATTATATAAGCACTTAAAGGACCTAGATTAA
- a CDS encoding toprim domain-containing protein codes for MAIIEINKVIIVEGKTDKQQVENVLNEPIEIICTNGTLSVTKLDEIIDSTFHQDVFVLVDADEAGNKLRQQFKREFPEAQHIYIDKVYREVAAAPLKHIAAVLFRANFIVKRQYL; via the coding sequence ATGGCGATTATTGAGATTAATAAAGTCATTATTGTTGAAGGGAAAACTGATAAACAGCAAGTCGAAAACGTTTTAAATGAACCAATAGAAATCATTTGTACAAATGGGACGCTAAGTGTGACTAAATTGGACGAAATTATTGATTCAACATTTCATCAAGATGTATTTGTTCTTGTTGATGCTGATGAAGCTGGTAACAAGCTCCGTCAGCAATTTAAAAGAGAGTTTCCAGAAGCGCAACATATTTATATTGATAAAGTGTATCGTGAAGTTGCAGCTGCTCCGTTAAAACATATTGCAGCAGTTTTATTCCGTGCAAATTTTATAGTGAAAAGACAATACTTATAA
- the gcvH gene encoding glycine cleavage system protein GcvH, whose product MNTPKELRYSEEHEWVRIEGDQVRIGITHFAQSELGDIVFVELPEPGDELEINEPFGSVESVKTVSELYAPISGKVLEVNEDLNDTPEFVNESPYEKAWMVVIKPADMSEVESLMSAEQYEEMTKED is encoded by the coding sequence ATGAATACACCGAAGGAATTGCGTTATTCTGAAGAACATGAGTGGGTACGTATTGAAGGAGATCAAGTCCGCATAGGAATTACTCATTTTGCTCAATCAGAACTTGGAGATATTGTTTTCGTTGAATTACCAGAACCGGGTGATGAACTAGAAATCAATGAACCATTTGGTAGTGTTGAATCTGTGAAAACAGTATCTGAATTATATGCTCCAATTAGTGGCAAAGTATTAGAAGTTAACGAAGACTTAAACGATACGCCTGAATTCGTAAATGAATCTCCATATGAAAAAGCTTGGATGGTTGTAATCAAGCCTGCTGATATGAGTGAAGTTGAAAGCTTAATGTCAGCTGAACAATATGAGGAAATGACAAAGGAAGATTAA
- a CDS encoding arsenate reductase family protein — protein sequence MVSFYWYPKCGTCRKAKKWLDEHHVSYEELHIVDNPPSREKIEELYHKSGLELKKFFNTSGKKYRELGLKDKVKAASEAELLDILASDGMLLKRPIVTNGSAVTVGFNEKQFEDTWG from the coding sequence ATGGTATCTTTTTATTGGTATCCGAAATGTGGAACATGTCGTAAAGCAAAAAAATGGTTAGATGAACATCATGTTTCTTATGAAGAATTACATATTGTTGATAATCCCCCTTCGAGAGAAAAAATCGAAGAATTATATCATAAAAGTGGATTAGAACTTAAAAAGTTCTTTAATACGAGTGGGAAAAAGTATCGTGAGCTTGGATTAAAGGATAAGGTCAAAGCTGCTTCAGAGGCTGAATTATTAGATATTCTAGCAAGTGATGGCATGTTACTCAAGCGTCCCATCGTAACGAATGGCAGTGCTGTGACGGTAGGGTTTAATGAAAAGCAATTTGAAGACACTTGGGGGTAG